TAGTTAAGTCTACCATATAATTAATTTGACAACGTTACGAGCACCGGTTTGAGCTAAGTACGTAGTGGAAAACTTAGAactggaaggggggggggggggggggggggggggggggggcggttgaAAAAAAAACATTGACCCAAGTGCTTGCACTATAAGTAACAACATAAATCATGCTTGTTTCAGCCTAGTTAATTAAGAATAAATAATAAGAAGATATGTGCGTTGATCGATGCATATGGTAGTCGGATCTTGTGCTTAGTTAAGTCTGCCATGTTGCGTTTCATCTAACCATGGTGAGATAGCGGTTTTGACTTTTGAGGCAATTGGTTTGAGTTAAGCAGTAGACGATTTCGAGCTATGTTGCCACCAGATTCTTCTTTGAAGTATATATACAGGAGTAGTTCTATTCTATATTTGAAACGGGCTTATGTAGCATAGCTTAGCTGCCAGTTAAGCGAGCCAATGATTTAAGGAGTACTTGCAAAAAAAAATGATGTAAGGGGTGTGCCACCCCCTAGTCTGTTGGAATTAACCACGAGTCCTAGTCCGGTTTGGACAGGAACACGTCACCGTATGGGTATAGGACTAGTTTTGCTAGCCACGGCTGGCTGTTATATATACCTATATGTATCCCTGCAACATTTGTACAAGATATAAAAGCAATAACAAATCTCAGGCGCCTCGTGTTCACGTGTTGTGCTAGGTGAGATTGAATCGATCGATCAAGCCGGCGACTTCGTACGTGCATGTGCTAGCTAGCTTCACGTAGGTGAAAATCAATCCACCTAGTAGTAGCCTGCCTGCTTCCATGGTACGTATCTTCCACCGGAGTACGGATCGATCGCGTGGTTTGTATACTTGCGCGTCTCGTCAGAACCAATTGTCTAGCTTGTGTTAGCTAGCGGCTGCTCCGTACGTGATCGTCTTGACGGAAAGTACTCGTCGAGCGGACGTACAAGTCGTGCATGTGGCCaacataggtaatgatggtttgaGGGGAAATACTTGCTGATGATTGGGAgctttttcttttcattttgaaACCATTGACATACCACTAGCCGCACTGCGTTGGCATTAACAAaacattactccctccgtcccataattttGACACTAATatagtgtcaaaaatgctcttatattataggacggagggaatactagAGTTCCAACTTCCGATGAAGTCACTATGCTACATATATACTACGGGAAAAACCATGTACATCGAGTGTCTCGGTCTTTTCCAAGTTCCTTTCTGCAGGCACTCAGCAAAGAGGGTCCTGGATGAGTACCGCACGAAAAACACTCGGTAAACAGAAAGAACTCGGTAACATAGGGCCTACAAATACATAGATAAATTTACTTACGAACCCACTTTCTAGATGCCCTTTTGGTTAATTTGCATCAGTTTAGTTAACACGTGCCTCGTTCCAATAGAGTATTTCATATGGCATAGCATGCATCAATATCATTTACTTAGATTAAGGCTATTAATTTTAGTTCAGAAAGGTGGTAGAGATGGGGTGTACTAGAAAACGTGTAGTCCAACTTATATAACTAACTTTGACTATTAACATACGGAAATGTATTCAGACTGGTCGGTGACAATACTATGACTAGATGACTGGTTACTGTCTTTGCTATCCATCCATAGATAGGTGGTGTTTCTAGAAAACGTGTAGTCAAAATGATATAACTAGCTCTGACTTTTGGCATATGAAAACTGTATTCAGATTTGTTGGGTCACCATGCTGTACTAGATTTGTCATGAGAAATAATTTCACAATATTAGAAGTTTATGGGAACTAGTCATCAAAATTACATGCTAGACATTATGTTTGTGTATAAAACACCATCTATTTATGCATGTGGGAAGGTAAGATTGCCTCAAAATTGATACCAATATCATTATGGTTCATGTAACAAATGTTCCGCTCTTCATTACTTTATTTATGCTGACATTTCTCGTTTCACGTCATACAGCTATGTCGAAAACTGGCCTCCGCTATGGACCCATAGTGATGGAGGATCTCAATAAAATTAGGGAGGGCATCTACAATAAAGCATCCGTTAATTTTTCATGTGGTGTTGGTAACTCTGTTTAGTGTTTATAAGGTAACTTGTTTTCTTTTGAATGTTTGCTTAGATGCCGTGCCAAAGAAAATACTTAAGTTGATGAATGACTCTACACTAACTAGAGAGAACATTGCCAGCCACCTTCAGGTAATTGGACTATACCTTTTCTACATATTCAAAGATGATGATATAgtcctcttctttctctttttataGAAAGTACAATTGCGACAAGTGAAATGTGCATCAGGCTCACATAAACCGACTAGAAAATGTGGATAAGAATAATTGAGATTTTTTTTATGTGGCTGGGTAAAATTCGTCCAAAATGGTTCATTTGTCTGCTCTATGAAAGGGATATAAAGATGTCTTCTTAGCCTCTCCTTGTTTTTCGGTGCAAactacaaatgtagtcattttatCCTGGAACTAATATCTAGTGGATTCAATTAAGATTATTTTCAGTTTTTTGTGGTGATTTTCAAATGCTGCTTTAAACAAAGTCGCTACAGTGAGAGCATCAGCATGTGTTGGGTGTGGAAAATCATGTACCGAAAAGCTAGCCATACTCCTCTCTTATTTAGTTTTTGCATACACTTTTTTTTTACCAAGACTATATCATTTCTGTCATTATTGTCCAATAAACATTATTTCATGAATTAAAATTACAGAAACATAGGATGAACATCGATCCTCTTCGTAGGGGCAATCCTAAAACAAAGCATCAGAAATTAACACCTCCCCAAGCATCATTGTCGTCATCTCCGAACTTGTCTCAGCAACAGGTACACTACTACAAATATATTTGGAGACCATTATCATTTACTCACTCCAACATTGTCATAAACTCACTTTCGTAACATGCGAATAACATGTGTGTGCAGGCTTCTCCTACAATGATGCAACCTTTGTCTAGTTCAAACTTTTCAGAGACTTATATAACACAAGGAGTTGTTTGCATGAACCATAATATGAATGTCCAGCCAATGGTCAAACCTCCCCCAATTAGTGACATGCAAGACAGTCATTCAGTGATGTACATGCAATCATTTAAGGGTATGagtaagattaatagtacatgtcTACATGATATGCACAAAACCATTTCATTATTCATATTAATTTTCTTAATAAATGTTATGATGCTTAACATATTTTCCCTTTTTTACAGATTCCACTTTTTGTCAAACAGAATGTGTGTTCTCGGATCTAGAGTCGAAAGATATGTACACTAGAGATAATAAATCTAAACAAAATAGCACGTGGTGTCCTGATAATTCAGATATTAGCGAGATTTTGGTAAGAAATAGTAGTATTGAGTTAATTCAATAGATTTTGCTATTTGAAACATTCTAATAACATTTTTTTACTTTTCCAATGTTGTGTTGTTCTTACAGGATAAAGATCCTAAGCCTTCATGGGATGTAAAGTATCTCTTCTACAATGGTGACTAAAACATTTTGTGCACACAAAGGACCGGCTTCCAGGGCTAATCAGTGGAGAGCCTAAGGCGGATAGTGCTTATGTGTATGGCATTTCTACCCAAGGTCATGGTTGTGTGATCGGATTTTGTGAAATATCATTGCGTCGACCACATACTCCAAtaaacttgtgtgtgtgtgtgcgcacacacacacccacacactttTCTAAAATTAAATAATGCCATTTTGGAGCCCTTTGGTCCTCTGTGTTAGAATAtgttggtttttcttagttagattAGCATTCCTTATTATGTATACAACTCTGTTAGATGTATGACAAGTGTCATCATCCTATTCATGCAATTACAAATCTCTATATTCTATAACTCTTTATGGTGTTATCTAAGCCTTACTCTTTTTTACATTCATGGCTATTGTAGATAACACTAGAAATGTCGAGCTCTAGAATTTTCTTAATTATAGTCTCAAATGTAACTATGATTTTGCAATATGCGTCGGTTGACACCACTATGTTTTCTTCCCCTAATATCATGAGAAATCATACCTGAACACTAGCTACGAATTAGCTCAGATCTGGAGGATTTGATTGTTGCGCCATTTTTCTCTTGCATTGTGTGGCACGCGGTATATAAAAGAGAAGCAAAACGGCTCATGCAAATATGTAAGGGTATGGACAAGATCAATAGTCCATTTCTACATGATATATACACAACCATTTGATTGTTCCTATTAATTTTCTTAATTAGATGTTACACTGCATAAcatatttctatttatttttgtcACGTAGAATGTGTGTTGCCCGATGTAGCATCGAAAGATATGTGCATTAGAGAATCTACACAAATAGCACTTGGTGTCCTGAAAATTATAATAATGATAGCTTGCACAAAAATTGACCGAGATTTCGGTAACAAACTATAACGTCGGCTTAATTCAATAGATCTTGCTATTTGAAACATTCTAATAATATTTTTTTTTTAAATCAATGGTGTGTTGTTCTGCAGAATAAAGAGGCCAAGAGTTGGGATGGAGACTTTTTCTGCTCCAATGGCTACTAAAACATTTTGTCCAGAAACACGTGAAGGACCGATTTTCTCCAAGGCTAATTAGTGGAGAGTTTTTTTCTTAATTGTGAGTAAGTGTGGGTAGGCCCAAGATGGCGAACGACGCTCCAAAACATTGCTAGGGGAGTGCCCCCTGGCTGGCTAAGTCTGGCTGGGTTGAGTCTGGCCGGGTACTCCCTGTCCGGGTTTTCCCTGTTCTGGTTCTCTCTGTCCAAGTCAACTAAGACGTCCCGTTGGACCTGTGCAGACGTGACGGCCATACCACGACCACTATTGCTGATAAAGTATACATAGTTCACTCGTCATACGCGACATCATGTACAGTGCTACTTGTCCATAAACACTAGTGTATAAAGTGACCCAGGGGAGCACTTTCTTGAAGAGGAAGGCATTCCCTTGGCCAAGAAGTCATAGACTTGGCCAAGGGGACAAGCCACACCATAAAAGCACACATCCATCCACGCCTCATACAGGCTCAGCCACATGCCCACTTGCTCACACGGGCTCATATGCCCACACACATTCACACATACTAGATCGATATCGCGTCTTGGCGCGAGGATGCCGGTCCCATGTTTAGATCAAGTAAATAATACCAAGTCAGTAGGAATCCAGGCTTAGCATACACATTCATACAGGATAACAATAAAACGAAGAAGAAATATTCAATTGTGATAGTAGCGAAACAACATTGCTCAATATCATCACGAGACTACAAGGCAGAACCGATTTCAGTGCGTTCGTAAGATCACAAAAGATAGCCACTCGACATGAGTGCAACTTTGTAATCGATCTTCTAAAAAGTGGGTACACAGTGAGCAACAGATGCATTTTTAGCATTGAAGGTAAAGGCAcatattgttggggatcgtagcagaagtttaaaattttctacgcatcaccaagatccatctatggagtatactagcaacgaggggaaaggagtgcatctacatacctttgtagatcgcgagcggaagcgttcaagtgaacggggttgatggagtcgtactcgccgtgatccaaatcaccgatgaccgagtgccgaacggacggcacctccgtgttcaacacacgtacggagcagcgacgtctcctccttcttgatccagcaaggggggaggagaggttgatggagatccagcagcacgacggcgtggtggtggatgtagcgggatcccggcagggcttcgccaagcacaagcgggagggagaggtgttgcagggggagagggaggcgccaggggctgttgtgttgctgccctccctcccccccactatatataggccccctgggagggggggcgccggccctggatcccatctgcaagggggggcggcggccaagggggaaggggggtggctccccccccccaagccaagtggggcgccccccacccctagggtttccaaccctagacgcagggggaggcccaaggggggccccccagcccactaagggttggttcccttcccacttcagcccatggggccctccgggataggtggccccacccggtggacccccgggacccttccggtggtcccggtacaataccgataacccccgaaactttcccggtggccgaaactggacttcccatatataattcttcacctccggaccattccggaactcctcgtgacgtccgggatctcatccgggactccgaacaactttcaggtttccgcatactagtatctctacaaccctagcgtcaccgaaccttaagtgtgtagaccctacgggttcgggagacatgcagacatgaccgagatgcctctccggtcaataaccaacggcgggatctggatacccatgttggctcccacatgttccacgatgatctcatcggatgaaccacgatgtcgaggactcaatcaatcctgtatgcaattccctttgtcaatcggtatgttacttgcccgagattcgatcgtcggtatcccaataccttgttcaatctcgttaccggcaagtctctttactcgtaccgcaatgcatgatcccgtgactaactccttagtcacattgagctcattatgatgatgcactaccgagtgggcccagagatacctctccgtcatacggagtgacaaatcccagtctcgatccgtgccaactcaacagacactttcggagatacccgtagtgtgcctttatagtcacccagttacgttgtgacgtttggcacacccaaagcactcctacggtatccgggagttgcacgatctcatggtctaaggaaaagatacttgacattggaaaagctctagcaaacgaactacacgatctttgagctatgcttaggattgggtcttgtccatcacatcattctcctaatgatgtgatcccgttaacaatgacatccaatgcccatagtcaggaaaccatgactatctgctgatcaacaagctagttaactagaggcttactagggacatgttgtggtctatgtattcacacatgtattacgatttccggataacacaattatagcatgaacaatagacagttatcatgaacaaagaaatataataataaccatttattattgcctctagggcatatttccaacacatatatGATGCTTTGGAAGCTCTGCTGTTGTCACAAAGTTTTGACCAATTTCTTCTGATAGTCGCTCTCCCATCGACACCCTTCAATGCTAAAAAGAGGATTGTTGTTAGCATGTACCTAGTAAGATCTGTTATAGTATAAACATCAACCAACCACATTAGTAACCTAAACTGGAAGGTACAGGGTACAGTAGAACCAAAACTTATATATTTTCATCATATTTTAATTTACTCGTACGACTGGAAGAACCCTTTCAACATGATTGACTGGGGAAACATCAAGCAGCCAaataaacatatatatacacaggtGATACAGACAGAGCATGTCGAAAGGCAATTTTgcagaaacactgttacatcaatTTGAATCAAAAAGATATAATTAAGTAATTAACAATCACCCAATAAAGAGGAAACATGTGACAGTAAGCATGATAAGGAAACGCTTTACGTATCTTCTGCATATAGCCCCCTAATGTTGCAAAAACCTTTTCTGGATCAGTATAGTATCTTGGTACATGTGATTTTGTTGAGAATTTTTTTACCAAATGAACCAACCAATCCTTCCTTGAGCATACAACATCCCCCACATGAGCTCCGAAGACGGGAGGAGCAACAGTCAGAGAGAGACGGGGTGACCTGGAACCTCGACGGAGTGGAGCTCCAGGCAGCAGAGCTCCGACGGGGCCATCACGAGATGAAGATCACGACTTGGGGCCCGATCTGCCTCGTCGAGAGCCCTAGATGAAAACACTGGGGACTCGATCTGCCGGTGCTCCTTGCCTCCCTACAAAGGGAGAGCGCCAACTGGTGGATCAGGAGTAGCTCCGAGGGGCGACCTTGACAGGGAGAGCAGTGGCAGCATCATGCTCAGGTGGACGGGTTGGTAAATATCACCCAGAAAATAAAAGGCTTACTATACATATAAATATGTCCTCCAATGTCCATGAATTTTGATGAATAACCTTCAGCTAAGAACAGAGTTGGGAGCAGCCAAAATCATGCAAATAATCAAGTATAAACCTAAGAATATGTCATGAAGTTGTATACTGCTAAGTGATGTTCATCCCACTACTTTTGCAACCTTAGACCAGTTTCTATAGTCTACCCTCCTCCATTTGTTGCCTATTCCAGTAAGTAGATGGCCTGAGGACTGAATAATGAATCTATGTAACTGAAAAGACAGAGCATTCACACATCCCAATTCTGAACATTTTGGTAATTTATATGACAGGCTGTAACCATATTAAGCACTCACAATTGATTATTTCCTAATTGGTCACCTAAACACCCTTTAATATACTATGACCAATAATGATAGAAGTCATCAAGCTCTTTATGATATTTTTCTACTTCAGACTGCAAATGACATTAAATGAGTGTCAAAACagaatataaaaaaaataaaaaggttcAAGGTACTTCTGACAGAACTCTCAGCATTATTTTGGTATATAACTTAAGCCCTGGATCAACTAATCTACCATGGTAGGTTATTCTTCTTAATGAAAACACATATATGTAAGAACTGTTAGTTAATCACGAGTCCAACTAATTTAGCAAACCAAGCCATGAATGGGAGCAAGCATCACCTTTGTAGAGAGAGTGGCACAAGGGAGCTCTGCTTCTCCTGCCATCTCCAACCCCGAATGCCGCCTCCAGCCCTGTAGCTGCCATAAAATTTGACAAGGAAACCATGTGATCACTAATTAATATCAGGAAATGGTCGCATCAGAGATCAAAAGACAATACTTTTCTTAGCCCAAATGATTCCATTGGTAATCATGCAGTAAACAATGCTACCACCCCAAGCCAGTGCAAAGGCATGGACAAATAAGCAGATTCATGCTAAAGAAAAGAAGCACCGCCTTTCTTAGTGTATATATAGGAACCTTCAAAAGCAGAGTGAGCATTACATATATTGTTAACAATTAAGGAAATGATAAATATGCTACTAATGCTAATTAGAGTCAGTCGATAAGATCCATGAAAATATTTATTGACCATTTGTGACTCATCAGTAGTATAGCAGCACGATAACCTTTTACAACATATCTAACTCTAAGCAACCCCAAGTTCTCAGGTTTGAAATAATTTTAGACAAACAACCAACTGATTTCTTTTGAAGTTCAGTTA
This DNA window, taken from Triticum aestivum cultivar Chinese Spring chromosome 1D, IWGSC CS RefSeq v2.1, whole genome shotgun sequence, encodes the following:
- the LOC123161140 gene encoding putative two-component response regulator ARR19, translated to MNDSTLTRENIASHLQKHRMNIDPLRRGNPKTKHQKLTPPQASLSSSPNLSQQQASPTMMQPLSSSNFSETYITQGVVCMNHNMNVQPMVKPPPISDMQDSHSVMYMQSFKDSTFCQTECVFSDLESKDMYTRDNKSKQNSTWCPDNSDISEILDKDPKPSWDVKYLFYNGD